Part of the Nostoc sp. ATCC 53789 genome, GAGTTCCAAACATGGTGTGTTTTTATGATTGGTTGTCATATTTTTTTAACTTTTTTTTGAAGCCGCTTTCTGTAACTAAATAACATTTTCCAGGTTTTCCATATTTCTTTATAACTATTTTTTGTTTATTAATATCATTATTTGAAGATAAATCTTTGTTTGTTTTAAGTGATAATTATAAAATCTTCAAGTCCTATACAAACAATTACAAAATTCTTTTTGTTCATTATGTATATGATGATTTACAGATAAAGCAATAAAGCTTTATCTGTTTTCTTTGACATTCAAAACTTTTATCAAAATTCTACTTATATCTTTAACGGTTCATGAGTCAGACAAAAAGTATTCACACTACACTATAGGACTAATATTTGATTGCCTAAAATAACTCAGTACAGCTCAAAAATCCTTCTTGACTATTGCCTGCCCACTATGGCTAGAACAAAAATCAAAGCGGCTTCCTATAGTAGCCTTTCAAACTTCAATTCATTGGTAAGTAAGTTCGCAGGAAGGAATTTAGTCCTTATTTTTTAAGTACTCAAATGTTTAATACAAACTTTCAAAATTAGCTTTATAAAGTAATATCCGTATTTATTACAAAGTTACAAATATGCTAAAATAGAAATAATCGCTACATCAATTCTAATAATTTGTGTAATAAGTCCTTGTTTTATGATGAATTTCTCAATTGTTTGCGGAATAACTACTATTTTTTATTTTGTGGAATAGCTCTAGATGTCTGCTTACTTTCTTCAACTGTACGAACAGGTAATTGCACGCCAGTTTCGAAAAAATTAGTATATGTAAATACTACGAATTCATCTTTATTGACCACGTAAGCGATCGCTTTTATTGCTAGGGGTTGAGCAGACATATTCTTGACAGCGTGTTGTGGAATTTATTAACTACCAAAATTGATATGGAATAAGGCGTTAAAAATAATTTATTTTTTATAAAAATACTAAATCATTCGATAACAACAATATTTGCGAGTTATTTCAAAATTAGGAAATCTGAGTATTTCAAGATAATTGATTATTCTCCAACGATTTATGGCTTGAGTGGAAACAAATATTGGTTAGAATAACTTAGATTAGCAACTATTAAGAGGCCTGAACTGTGCATCTATCAGTTGCTAAAAGTGTAAAATAATACAATATTTTCATAAAAACATCAGCTATGCAAGCAGAATATCGGCAGCGTCGTGAGCAGTTAATGGCAAAAATTGGTGATGGCACAGCCATTTTTCGCAGTGCGCCAATGGCAGTGATGCACAACGATGTCGAGTATGTTTATCGCCAAGACAGTGATTTCTTCTACCTAACTGGTTTTAACGAACCACAGGCAGTAGCAGTGTTAGCGCCACATCATTCAGAACATCGGTTTGTGCTGTTTGTCCAACCGAAGGATCGCGAAAAGGAAGTATGGACTGGTTATCTTTGTGGGGTAGATGCAGCCAAGGAAATTTATGGTGCTGATGAAGCATACCCCATTAGCGAGTTAGATGAAAAGTTGCCGCAGTATTTGGAAAAAGCCAGCCGCCTTTACTATCACTTAGGACGCGATCGCACTTTTAATGACCAAATCCTGAGACATTACCAAAGTTTACTGCGGACTTATCCTAAACGCGGTACTGGCCCGATCGCCATTGAAGATACTGGCCCTGTTCTCAACAGCATGAGACTAATTAAAAGTGAAGCTGAGTTGGGGTTAATGCGTCAAGCGGTTGCGATCGCCACTGAAGCACACAATTACGCCCAAGAAATCACCGCACCTGGACGTTATGAGTACGAAATTCAGGCGGAGATGGAACGCATCTTTCGAGTCCGGGGTGGAATGGGGCCAGCTTATCCTTCGATTGTGGCTTCCGGTGTGAATGCTTGCGTACTCCACTACATTGAAAATAATCGTCAAATGCAGGATGGAGAATTACTGCTAATTGATGCCGGTTGTGCTTACGGTTATTACAACTCGGATATTACCCGGACATTTCCTGTGGGGGGTAAATTTACGCCTGAACAAAAAACGCTGTATGAGATTGTTTTGGAGGCGCAAAAACAAGCGATCGCTCAAGTGAAACCAGGTAATCCCTTCAAATTAGTTCACGATACAGCAGTGCGCGTTATCACAGAAGGTTTAGTTGAACTTGGCATTCTCAAAGGTGAAATTGATAAGTTAATTGAAGAAGAGAAATATAAGCCATATTATATGCACCGCACCAGTCATTGGTTAGGTTTGGATGTTCATGATGTGGGAGTTTACCAGCACGGTGAAGACAAACCGCAGATTTTGCAACCAGGTCAAATTTTGACAGTGGAACCGGGACTATATATTGTGCCTGACACCAAACTAGCAGAAGACCAACCAGAGACTGCTCCTCGATGGATTGGCATTGGTATTCGGATTGAGGATGATGTGTTAGTTACACCTGATGGACATGAGGTGTTAACTGCGGGAGTTCCCAAGGCAGTGGATGAACTGGAACGATAAAAAAGGGAGAAGGGGAGCTAATTTTCAAGTCTCTCTCCCAATCTGGGAAACGTTAGAAAACCCGGCTTCAATAAAGTAAGCCGGGGTAATTTATGCACTTGTATAAAAATGAGGGTTAATCTGTGCGATCGTCACTTTTGGCACTAGGAGCGATCGCAGAAAGTTCCTAAATCAAGAACAGCCTTCAACAAATTCAACTTCTGGTAGTTTACCTGACCGAAACCCAGTAACACGCTTACCGTCAGTCTCGAAAATAACGCGATAGTTCTGATCAGCACGGTCTTTCGGGACAAATGTCAAGTAGTGTCCGCCTTGGACATATTTATGAGGTGTGACTTTAATTTGTCCTGGGTAAAGAGACTTGATTTGCGCTTCGGTGTCGCCAATTTTTGCACCTTTGAGGGTAGTAATCTGGGTATTCTGCCGCACATCTACTCTAGAAATACGACCTTTTGTAACCATGAATGAAAGATTGTTGGGTTCATTTTGTGGCTTAACATAGTAGCAATTGTTATTGGGTGGATCGCCCACTAACTTAGTACTAGCAGCCTTTGCCGCTTGAGAAACAGTCATCCCAACTCGTACTGCACCGATTCCATTGATAAACAGTTTTGCCTGATTTGTCAGTTTCGCCTGTGCTACAACTGTGCCGACAGTTAGAGAAGAAACTACCAATGTTAAGGAAGCAAGAGTCAATAATTTAACTTTATTATTCATAAATTGTGGGAATAAAAGTAGGTAGATTTTTGTATACAGTACCTATGCTACCAATTTCAGATTTTCAATTTTTTGACTGGCGAAATTCTGATATTACTTCAATCAAACCAACGATATTACAGTTAAACTCAGGTAAATCTTCCGCAGGTATCCAATATTCCTGATGTATAGAACCGCCTACAGTTTTTACGGAGTAGCGACTTAAAAACTCTGCACGCACCTGAAAACGTGTTACATAGCCGATGTATCCTGTGTCAGTACTTGTGGCATTCCAGTTACGAGCAATTTGTGCGGCGTATTCTTCGTTAAGTACCGGGTAGAAAATAGGCTGTTCAGGTAGTCGAGGAGGAAATTCGCGATCGCCACTTTCTTTAATCAAAGCCAGTTCTTTTGGCCCAGTAGGACGGAAGAGTGTGATTGTTTCTTGCTCATGGTTAGGCAAAGGTTCTCGTGCTTGCAGCCATGCCGTGGGAATACCTTCTACACCTGTAGATACCGCCACAATACCACCCGCGATCGCACAAGTAGTATCTCTATCTCCCAAGCCACTTACAGTTAACCACAGTGCTTCTTCGTAGTTGTCAAGATGTTGGGCAGCACACCACAGAGCAAAGGGGACTGTATCTTGTGCTGAGACATGAGTTCCATTTCCTAAGATTGCCGTTGCTGATTGCACTGATGTGTTTTCCGGCAAATTCACAGCCTGATGAATTTTTGCACTTACCTCACTTTCTGGAACATAAGGTAAGACAAGGTTGAGAAAATCTTCTTTGCTGGGTAAAGAATCTTTGAGTCTCCACGCCCAAGCAGCAGCAATTGCTACAGCAACAGCAATAGCACCTGCGATCGCTTCTCGATGAGTATGAGTGATTTCAGCGCTGGCTTGTGCTTGCTTGACAACTAAATCCAAATCTTCGGCAAAGAACGCCCCTATTGGTGCAACGCGCATCGCTGCTCCATTTCCATAAGAACCTTGTCCGTTAAACAGACTACTTGCCAATTCCTGCCAAGATTCGCCATTGCGTATTTGCATTAATAGCCTGTGCATTGCTGGACCATAACCCCGTTCGCTGTCGTATTGTTTGGCAAAGCTTTCTGCCAGATAATCTTGGTTAATTTCCCCGTATTTTTGGAGAATAGATACAATCGAGAGCGCCATCTGGGTATCGTCAGTGTAGTACCAAGGTGATGCAGGGATAGCACGGGCGACAATCAAACTTTCTGCCACATCTGGATGGAGAAAAAATCGCTCTCCAAAAGCATCACCCACCGATAGACCTTCAAGGGAATTTTGAGCGCAAACGAGTCGAGGATCTTTTGTTGTTGGCACAATTCCTTCCTAGACTAAAAATTGATGTAGTATTCTGTATTATAAAATTTACAAAAAATAATGGGGATAGCTAACACCATCCCCATTTAAATTGACCAGTAGCTCAAGATTTTTCTTTAAGAGCTTACAGTTGCGGTACGTACTGCTGTTTTTCAGGTACTTCAGCGTACTCAGCCACAATCTGGCGGAATTCTTCGCCGTCAATGGTTTCTTTTTCGATGAGCAAGTCGACTAAGCGATCGGTGACAGTGCGATGGTCGCGGACAATTTTCTTCGCGTTTTCGTAGCATTCTTCCACGATCGCTCGCACTTGTCCATCAATGCGAGAGGCGATAGATTCGGAATACTCAGATCGAGTTGTCCAGTCACGACCCAAGAATACTTCACCCTGCTGGCTTTCCAACGATAGTGGCCCTAAATCGGACATCCCGAACCGAGTCACCATTTGCCGTGCCATTCCCGATAACTGCTGCAAGTCTCCACCAGCACCAGTGGTAACTTCGGCAGCCCCAAAAATTACTTCCTCAGCAGCGCGACCGCCCAAAGCACCAGTAATTCTGGCTTTCAACTGAGAACGAGAAATTAATCCTTGTTCTTCGTTGGGAGTAAACCAAGTCAAACCCTGTGCTTGTCCTCTTGGAATCAAGGTAACTTTCTGCACTGGGTCATGGTCTTTTAACAAAGTTCCCACTAAGGCGTGTCCAATTTCATGGTATGCAATTAAGCGCTTGCTCTTGCTGTCCACCAAAGGAGTACCTTCCATCCCAGCGACGACCCGATCCACCGCATCATCAATTTCGCGGAGGGTGATAGCTTCTTTGCGTCTTCTAGCGGTCAAAATTGCCGCTTCGTTGAGTAAGTTAGCTAAATCAGCACCAGTGAATCCAGGAGTGCGGCGAGCGATCGCATCTAAAGATACGCTAGAGTCTAGTTTCTTGTTGCGTGAATGGACTTCCAAGATTTCCAAACGCCCTTTAATATCGGGTGCATCAACTGTTACTTGTCGGTCAAAGCGACCGGGACGTAACAAAGCTGAGTCTAGTACGTCGGGACGGTTAGTAGCAGCAATAATAATGATGCCTGTGTTACCTTCAAACCCGTCCATTTCAGTGAGCAACTGGTTGAGGGTTTGCTCTCTCTCGTCGTTACCGCCGCCGATACCAGCGCCCCGTTGCCGTCCTACTGCGTCGATTTCATCGATGAAGATAATACAAGGGGCGTTGTCTTTGGCTTTCTTGAACAAATCGCGGACACGGGATGCACCCACACCAACGAACATTTCTACAAATTCCGAACCGGAAATACTGAAGAAAGGTACGCCTGCTTCGCCTGCGATCGCTTTTGCTAATAAAGTTTTACCAGTTCCAGGAGGCCCAACTAACAGCACTCCCTTGGGAATCCGTGCGCCTACAGCAGTAAATCTTTCTGGCTGTTTCAGGAAAGTGACGACTTCTTGTAGTTCTTCCTTAGCTTCTTCAATACCCGCTACGTCATCAAATTTAACCCCGGTTTTCGCCTCCATTTGGAAACGCGCCTTAGATTTGCCGAAGTTCATCGCTTGACCTGGCCCGCCGGGAAGGTTGCTAGAACGCCGGAACAAAAAGAACAACCCAGTAATCAATAAAACTGGAAATACGAGATTGCCCAACAATCCCCAGATTGCGCCATCATTCCGCATGGGGTGAGCATCAAAACTAATATCTTTTTCTTTGAGCTTGCTGATTAACTCAGGAGCGTTAACAGGCAAATCCACCCGCCACCTTTGGATGCGATTTTCGATGTCTGGATCGCGGGCTTCGATAATAGCTGTCCTACCGCCTTCGTAGAGGTCAACACTGCTGACGCGATCGCCGTCCAAGTATTCTAGAAAGCGGCCATAAGTCATGCGGGTATTGGCTGCATTTTTACTCATGTCAGTAGGAGCGCCTGCAAAGGCCCCTTGCCAGAAGAAAAAGCCAATTACCAAAGCCGGCAATGTCCAGAGTACTACGACTTTCCAAGAGAATTTCATCTTAATTTGCCTCTAGATGCCTATACAATTCATCAGCTCTAGTAACCAAGTGTTCATCACTCTGTCACTTTAAGCTGTTAAACGGATGTTTATAAATCCATTTTGTTTAATTTGATCTCTTATATGCACTGTCATAAGGCAATTAGAGCATTATGGCGATGCTAACAAGAATCTTAATCAAAGTTAACTTAATTTTAATACAAAATCGCACGAGAAAAGGGAGCGCAACGAGATGCAAAGCCACGGAGTATTTCTCCACAACGCTCCTCATGTCGTTTCAACCTCTCACAATCATCTATTTAGGGAGACTAGGGAAGAGGCAGGGGAGCAGGGAGCAGGGGGCAAGGGGGAGAATAAAAATTACCTTTTATCCCCTCTGCATTCTTCCCCCTGCCCCTCTGCCTCTTCTGCCCAATACCCTACTTAACTTCTGTAATTTTGAGAGTGTAAGGAAGATATTTACCTTGTTTGTAGGAACCAATCCAAACTTGGTAATTTCCAGCCAGCCATTCACCAACAATGCCGGCATTTTTGCCATCAAAATCGTCATTACACCAAGTACCACCTGGCCCCTTGATAATTATGGTGGTGTCTTCAGGACTTTGGACTTGCAACTTTAAGTAGTCGAATTTACTTGTTAACGCTAATGTGTGGTCTGGTGTTTCATCAACAAATCCGGTACAAGGACCAGTGGCTGTTTCACTTCTGGCACCTACTTTAGTCCCAGATATTGAACCACCACTCATCCCGCGAACTGTCAGGGGGTCTGGCGAAAACTGGGGACTAATAGTTAAATCTCCAAATATCGTTGGCGCTTCCTGAGCATCAGTCACAGCGTTAACTGTCGATGTGATGAAGAGCGTAACTATCATCAACGATAATCTCATCCCTCTATTGAGCGCTTTTGTCGGCATTGTAATTACGTTCGCTTCTAAGTGGTTTTGAAGACATGAATTTTACACACCAAGTTCCCAATGTGGGGAGAATTGACTACCTATTTTAGATTTGAAATTGGGGATAATTCATTAGTAATTAGTCAATGATTTGTTGTTCTTATAGTTGCTCTACCTTATGGATAGGGGCACACGTTTGTGCGCCCCTAAAATCTAAAGTATTTCTAAAATCTGGAAGTAATTGCTAATTAGCTTCTGTTATTGCCCGACTCAAACGCGACTTGTCTAAACCAATCTGATTTAGTAATAACCAAGATTGAATGAGGTCGGGGCCATGAACATCTCCGGTTAAGGCTGCTCTGAGCGATCGCATTACCAAGCCTTTTTTAACTTTTTGCTCTTTCACCACTTGTTTGATTATGTCCTGAGCGGCAGCTTCCGAGAGTTGCGGCTGATTTTCTAAAGCTGTGACAATTGCCTCAAGGACAGCAGTAGAACCTTCTTGCTTAAGTTGTGTACTGCCTTCTTCGCTAAATTCAACTGTGTCGCTAAAAAATAGTTGACCTTGAGGTACTGCATCTACTAAACGAGTCAAACTCTGGCTAATTAAAGTTACAAGCTGTTCTAACCAAGCGCGATCTCTTCCACCATCAAATTTATAGCCAGCCGCTTCCCAAAAGGGTATGAGTAAATCTGTGAGTTTATCTACTGGTGTATGGTGGATATACTGACTGTTCAACCAATCCAGCTTGTCCCAGTCAAACTTTGCACCTGCTTTATTTACACGCTCAAAGCCAAACTCTTTAGCTGCTGTTTCTAAGGTAAATATTTCTTGCGTCGAGTCTGGTGGCGACCAACCCAGCAATGTCATATAATTTACCAAGCCTTCAGAGGTAAAGCCCATTTTCTGAAAGTCAGAAATGGAAGTAACACCATCCCGCTTAGAAAGCTTGCGCCCTTCCATGTTCAAAATTAACGGCGTGTGGGAGAACTCTGGAATTTTTGCACCCATTGCTTCATACAGCAGAATTTGCTTGGCGGTATTGGCGATGTGGTCTTCTCCGCGAATGACATGGGTGATTTGCATATCAATGTCATCCACTACAACGACAAAATTGTATAGTGGTTGACCGCTACCCTCTTCTGAGGCACGGGCGATGACCATATCACCACCTAAATCGCTACCTCGCCAAGACATTTTTCCCCTTACTAGGTCATTCCAGACAATTTCCCGCCCATCTTCGATTTTGAAGCGAATCACATAAGAACGACCTTCTGCTTCAAAAGCAGCACGTTGTTCTGGTGTGAGGTTGCGGTGACGGTTGTCATAG contains:
- a CDS encoding aminopeptidase P N-terminal domain-containing protein, which produces MQAEYRQRREQLMAKIGDGTAIFRSAPMAVMHNDVEYVYRQDSDFFYLTGFNEPQAVAVLAPHHSEHRFVLFVQPKDREKEVWTGYLCGVDAAKEIYGADEAYPISELDEKLPQYLEKASRLYYHLGRDRTFNDQILRHYQSLLRTYPKRGTGPIAIEDTGPVLNSMRLIKSEAELGLMRQAVAIATEAHNYAQEITAPGRYEYEIQAEMERIFRVRGGMGPAYPSIVASGVNACVLHYIENNRQMQDGELLLIDAGCAYGYYNSDITRTFPVGGKFTPEQKTLYEIVLEAQKQAIAQVKPGNPFKLVHDTAVRVITEGLVELGILKGEIDKLIEEEKYKPYYMHRTSHWLGLDVHDVGVYQHGEDKPQILQPGQILTVEPGLYIVPDTKLAEDQPETAPRWIGIGIRIEDDVLVTPDGHEVLTAGVPKAVDELER
- a CDS encoding ADP-ribosylglycohydrolase family protein; the encoded protein is MPTTKDPRLVCAQNSLEGLSVGDAFGERFFLHPDVAESLIVARAIPASPWYYTDDTQMALSIVSILQKYGEINQDYLAESFAKQYDSERGYGPAMHRLLMQIRNGESWQELASSLFNGQGSYGNGAAMRVAPIGAFFAEDLDLVVKQAQASAEITHTHREAIAGAIAVAVAIAAAWAWRLKDSLPSKEDFLNLVLPYVPESEVSAKIHQAVNLPENTSVQSATAILGNGTHVSAQDTVPFALWCAAQHLDNYEEALWLTVSGLGDRDTTCAIAGGIVAVSTGVEGIPTAWLQAREPLPNHEQETITLFRPTGPKELALIKESGDREFPPRLPEQPIFYPVLNEEYAAQIARNWNATSTDTGYIGYVTRFQVRAEFLSRYSVKTVGGSIHQEYWIPAEDLPEFNCNIVGLIEVISEFRQSKN
- the ftsH2 gene encoding ATP-dependent zinc metalloprotease FtsH2, with the protein product MKFSWKVVVLWTLPALVIGFFFWQGAFAGAPTDMSKNAANTRMTYGRFLEYLDGDRVSSVDLYEGGRTAIIEARDPDIENRIQRWRVDLPVNAPELISKLKEKDISFDAHPMRNDGAIWGLLGNLVFPVLLITGLFFLFRRSSNLPGGPGQAMNFGKSKARFQMEAKTGVKFDDVAGIEEAKEELQEVVTFLKQPERFTAVGARIPKGVLLVGPPGTGKTLLAKAIAGEAGVPFFSISGSEFVEMFVGVGASRVRDLFKKAKDNAPCIIFIDEIDAVGRQRGAGIGGGNDEREQTLNQLLTEMDGFEGNTGIIIIAATNRPDVLDSALLRPGRFDRQVTVDAPDIKGRLEILEVHSRNKKLDSSVSLDAIARRTPGFTGADLANLLNEAAILTARRRKEAITLREIDDAVDRVVAGMEGTPLVDSKSKRLIAYHEIGHALVGTLLKDHDPVQKVTLIPRGQAQGLTWFTPNEEQGLISRSQLKARITGALGGRAAEEVIFGAAEVTTGAGGDLQQLSGMARQMVTRFGMSDLGPLSLESQQGEVFLGRDWTTRSEYSESIASRIDGQVRAIVEECYENAKKIVRDHRTVTDRLVDLLIEKETIDGEEFRQIVAEYAEVPEKQQYVPQL
- the gltX gene encoding glutamate--tRNA ligase; protein product: MTVRVRIAPSPTGNLHIGTARTAVFNWLFARHHGGKFILRIEDTDLERSRPEYTDNILEGLRWLGLNWDEGPFFQSQRLDLYKEAVQKLLDQGLAYRCYTTSEELEALREAQKARGEAPRYDNRHRNLTPEQRAAFEAEGRSYVIRFKIEDGREIVWNDLVRGKMSWRGSDLGGDMVIARASEEGSGQPLYNFVVVVDDIDMQITHVIRGEDHIANTAKQILLYEAMGAKIPEFSHTPLILNMEGRKLSKRDGVTSISDFQKMGFTSEGLVNYMTLLGWSPPDSTQEIFTLETAAKEFGFERVNKAGAKFDWDKLDWLNSQYIHHTPVDKLTDLLIPFWEAAGYKFDGGRDRAWLEQLVTLISQSLTRLVDAVPQGQLFFSDTVEFSEEGSTQLKQEGSTAVLEAIVTALENQPQLSEAAAQDIIKQVVKEQKVKKGLVMRSLRAALTGDVHGPDLIQSWLLLNQIGLDKSRLSRAITEAN